Proteins co-encoded in one Corylus avellana chromosome ca9, CavTom2PMs-1.0 genomic window:
- the LOC132191389 gene encoding thaumatin-like protein 1b yields the protein MMKTLALFGLALAFCFLSGAHAAKITFTNNCPTTVWPGTLTADQKPQLSTTGFELASKASSSVDVQAPWIGRFWARTRCTTDASGKFSCETADCASGQVACNGAGAIPPASLVEINVAASGGQDFYDVSLVDGFNLPVSVATQGGTGDCKPSSCPADVNAVCPAELQVKGSDGSVIACKSACTAFNEPKYCCTGANNTPETCPPTSYSMIFENQCPQAYSYAYDDKNSTFTCSGAPDYVITFCP from the exons ATGATGAAAACCCTTGCACTCTTCGGCCTTGCCTTGGCCTTCTGTTTCCTATCTG GTGCTCATGCTGCTAAAATAACTTTCACAAACAACTGTCCAACAACTGTTTGGCCAGGAACTCTAACTGCGGACCAAAAACCCCAGTTGTCAACTACTGGATTTGAGCTGGCATCCAAAGCATCCTCATCAGTTGATGTCCAAGCTCCATGGATAGGCCGGTTTTGGGCCCGAACACGTTGCACCACGGATGCCTCAGGAAAGTTCTCTTGCGAAACTGCTGATTGTGCCTCTGGCCAGGTTGCATGCAACGGCGCCGGTGCAATCCCACCGGCATCTTTGGTAGAAATCAACGTAGCAGCTAGTGGTGGACAAGATTTCTACGATGTCAGCCTTGTAGATGGCTTCAACCTCCCTGTTTCAGTTGCTACACAAGGAGGGACCGGTGACTGCAAGCCCTCAAGCTGCCCAGCAGACGTGAATGCTGTGTGCCCTGCTGAGCTACAAGTAAAAGGGTCTGATGGAAGCGTGATCGCTTGTAAGAGCGCATGCACAGCATTCAATGAGCCAAAGTATTGTTGCACTGGCGCTAATAATACTCCAGAGACATGCCCACCTACAAGCTATTCCATGATCTTTGAGAACCAATGCCCTCAAGCTTATAGCTACGCTTATGATGATAAGAACAGCACATTTACCTGCTCCGGTGCACCTGACTACGTTATTACTTTTTGCCCTTGA